Proteins from a single region of Alphaproteobacteria bacterium LSUCC0719:
- a CDS encoding rhomboid family intramembrane serine protease encodes MFFFPLFDDNPSQRTPWVAWIIIAACVLVFMWQQSLPPQAERLAFFQYGFIPANASGAATLPPEIAVLPAWATMISAMFLHGGWMHIGGNMLYLWIFGDNVEDSMGPWRFILFYLLCGVAAALAQFMIGPSSRIPMVGASGGIAGILGAYLILHPRAAIRTFLLILIFVRFINLPAWVVLGVWIGGQFVAAPNALSGDDGGVAYFAHIGGFLAGMALIPFFKRSDVPLFGANDTPPDHWSARPIPFAEIKQEAKYRYGRRANDPLRSRVVVRHENQPAAKRQDDNTASPWQDSRDASHKPHQRTGGRGRGSVPGFRRQD; translated from the coding sequence ATGTTCTTCTTTCCGTTGTTTGACGACAATCCGTCACAGCGCACGCCCTGGGTGGCGTGGATCATCATCGCGGCCTGCGTTCTGGTCTTCATGTGGCAGCAATCATTGCCGCCACAGGCCGAACGGCTGGCCTTTTTCCAGTATGGCTTCATCCCGGCCAATGCCAGTGGGGCCGCGACATTGCCTCCCGAAATTGCCGTCCTGCCGGCCTGGGCAACCATGATCTCGGCGATGTTCCTTCATGGCGGATGGATGCATATTGGCGGTAACATGCTGTATCTGTGGATTTTCGGTGACAATGTCGAGGATTCCATGGGGCCCTGGCGCTTTATCCTCTTCTATCTCCTGTGCGGCGTGGCGGCGGCACTGGCCCAGTTCATGATCGGTCCCTCATCGCGCATTCCGATGGTTGGCGCTTCGGGTGGCATTGCCGGCATTCTCGGCGCCTATCTTATCCTGCATCCACGCGCAGCCATTCGTACCTTCCTGCTGATTCTCATTTTTGTCAGGTTCATCAATCTGCCAGCCTGGGTTGTTCTTGGCGTCTGGATCGGCGGGCAGTTCGTCGCCGCACCCAACGCCTTGTCGGGAGATGATGGCGGGGTCGCCTATTTTGCGCATATCGGTGGATTTCTGGCTGGCATGGCGCTGATCCCGTTCTTCAAACGGTCCGATGTGCCGCTGTTTGGCGCCAATGACACACCACCTGATCACTGGTCAGCACGCCCGATCCCCTTTGCCGAAATCAAACAGGAAGCAAAATACCGCTATGGTCGCCGCGCCAACGATCCGCTGCGGTCGCGCGTTGTTGTTCGCCATGAAAATCAGCCGGCAGCCAAACGGCAGGACGATAACACCGCGTCACCTTGGCAGGACAGCCGCGATGCGTCCCACAAGCCGCATCAGCGCACAGGTGGCAGGGGGCGTGGATCGGTGCCGGGGTTCAGGCGCCAGGACTAG